The genomic stretch TGGGCCCATTGTCAACTGAGCCAGTTTGTTAGGATTTGACACCTAGGTGGGCCTTTAATTCTTGGACTGGTTGGCCCATTACTGCCTTGTGTTGGGTCCTGTATGTATACTAGGCCCATCAGCCCTTGCTATTTTCCGCCTTGGCCTATAAATTCTGGCATTTTCTTCCATTCTGACCTACTTTTTTGGGCCTTGGCCTATTTATTTTGGGCCACATGCTTTGCGTTTGGACCTTTTCTTCCATCCTGGCCCACTTGGCCTTGGCCTTGGCCTTGGCCTTGGCCTTGGCCTAGGCCTATATTTTTTGGTCAAAATGCTTGGTATTTGGGTATCTTCGACTATTCTGGCCCATTCATATGGACCTCAGCCTATTATTTTTTGGGCCATATGCTTCATATTTGGGCCTCTTCATTCTTTCCGGCCCATTTATGTGGGCCTTGGCCTATTATTTTCGGGCTGGCCAACTATTAATTACTGAGACCCATTACCTGCTAACCATATCCAATATGTTCGGGGCCCGTATCCTCTTATGTATTTCGGCTTGTGCCTTTGTGGCCATAACTATATGGATTGGCCTTCGCTTTCCCACTTTACTTCACGAGATTGGcccatattaatattttcaaggaTACGACTTAGCTCTTTTAATTGAATGTATCCAACACCACAACTGCGTACAAGTACACATGCATTACTTgaaggaataaaaaataataaatattgcaattaacaataaataaatatttatacaagaccTGAGTGACCATAGATACACGACTTAATTGTAGGTAAAACAACACTAGTTACATCGTCTGCTCGTGTGTACAAAACTTGGAAACAAAACGAAATTATTTTTACGAGCATTATTATCCTTTTCTCATAAATATCTGTTACTAGTCTCTCTAaaccaataaaaataaataaaaaaataataataatcatcacGAGTAAAGAGATGGGCTACATAAATAGATTCTAATAATTCTCTAATAATCTATATCCAACGGACTAGATAATTATTGATTTGCAGTAGAAAATGCGCTAAAAGATAAAAAGGACAATGGGCCAAACAACTTAAATTTTCTCCTTCAATACTCTTCTTaccttttcattttcatttctcaccaAAAATCAAACGTGGGAAAAGGGACCAGTTGTTGCTCATTCTTCAACAAAGTCAGATTGTTGGCATGATCCTATTACCTAATTACTGATAAAATTTTTGATCCTTCTCTATCAGCGCAttattgtcttcaaataccCTTCAGTGTTGAGATGTATCTGAGAATATATGTTCTGTTTAAATCCCTCACCTACAACTACCCTCGCCAAGTAAAATATCATTGAAAGGCATTGAGAGATCAGGAAAATTTATGCTAGTACTATATCTCTAAAGGTGTAGTTTCGTGGGGAAATGGAGGGCAAACAGAAACCTGTACAGTTGATTCAATCTTCTTTGGCTGGGGCAATACTCTTGGAAGTTGCATTCTGCCGCGGATGGATACGCTCAATGCTGGAAATAGTTGCCAatttcaaaaatgaaaacaaaaaactaacaataataacaagacaTAAATCCTGTTAGGCATAACGTCCTATGATTGATTATTAACAAATAATGCATGTGTATTAGATTACCAGAGTTTGAAAGCTTGTAACGCACCTGCACTTCTGAGGAACCCGCCAGGATAATATTGAGGATCTCTTCAAGCCTGGCGGCAAAGACAAGAACCGTTTCCAATCTTCAAGCAAGATTCTAAGATCATGAAGCTTACTGACTAGGCCTACACAGCAATTTGCATGCATTGTACAAACTTGATTCAAATCTCTGCTCGGTTCGCAAAATCCACCAAATTGAGCAGTACTCAAGAATCTGATCTTCAGCTCAATATCCATGATAAAAGCATCAAACTTGATCATATTGAGGACATCCTGGTCATGGTATCCTGGATAAACTTCTCGTGAGGAGTACCAAAACTTGTAAAACTCTATTGACCGGTTATTGGACCTAACATAGTTAAATCCTCCATTTGGTCTGTTCTGCAAATCATCAAAGTTGCCCACAAAATGATCGCATGCAATTTGAAAATCTGCATCCGAATGGAACCATGGGAATGGGTCCCTGAACCACATGACATCGGCATCCTGGGGGAGGAAAAGCAAAATAAGTTAGATTATGTGAAAAAGCTTCCAGAGGGTTGACTGAATTGcaaaatattacaaaacattAAATATGGAAGCCAACGTCCAAACGTTTCCATATAGTAAACACCAATTGTTTACTGAAAGAATTAGTTATGGGAAGTTAACTCTTTCACCCCATAGGCTGTTCCATTAACTTAGGAAACACCAATCTGTAGTGGAAAATGTCTCATCAGAGGTAATAACCAGAGTAGAAAGATTCCAGGAACCAAGTTAAATGTCAGCAATTCAAAACAGAGTCGAACAAAACCAGTTCATTTTGacagaaaattttatttttcttccctgACTGGCCAATGGCCAGCAAGGCTGCTGGTTGTCCACGGCTTGGTATTGCCTGCCTATTAAGGACCCCTCATAAGGCAATTAGGTTGGAATCTCTCAGCTAGGAGGGGGTTGTTTGTGCTAAGGTACATCTGGAGGGAAGCTACAGCCAGATTAATGAAACGCCCACTCTCCCAGAGTGACCAAGCATTCATTCCTTCAAAATTCTGAAACAGGTTTTCTTGGAAGGAACGTCGGAATGGTCCCCTTGGAACCTTAATAATTGATAAACAAACTTCACACCTATAATTTCCTGGACCAAAACTCTTCATCTCAGCACTTCCATTATGTCATGCAATGGACTCACAAGTCATAGCTTGGAACTGTGAGTTTCTAGGGAGTTGACAAATGAACTACCAGGGACCCCTTTCCTCCCTCTATGAAATGTCTGAAGTCTGAACATCCCTCCTGATATAACCAGCTACAAAGCAACAAAACTACCTCTGTTACTCTCCTCCTAACCCTTTCAAAACCTTTAAAGTCATATTTGGAAATAAAGTATGATACAATCTATAAGTTGGCTACTATTTGTTCTCTTTCCCATATCCATAATCAGAAATTGTGAGAGACcaaaaacaattttgggaatcaGGTGAATCTGTGATTAACTTTGAACAGTATCATTAAAACCCCTGCAAAAAGACAAAGCTACCGTATTAGGTATTACTCATACCTCACATGTTGGGCTCCACCTATGAGTTAGAAACAAATTTGGTTGCGGCTTTAACCCAAAAGTGCAAATATTTGGAAACGTCCCCCTAGACACCAAAATTATATCTCCTGAAAAGGAGATCCATGTGAAATTTAATATCCTAAAGAAAAAGTATCCTAAAATGTTTCAAGCTGTCTCTTTATCCTCatcaatttcttaaaatttttcaatcacGTCTCTGTATCCTGATACTAGGGTAATAAACATTCTAACCTCGTGCACATGCTAATATCTACAAACATTTCATGAAACAGCTAAATAATCTTGGTCTTTTTCCATAGAGAGGTGACCTTCCAGTAGAACAAGTGTGTTGAGTAAACCCACAAGCAACTAGTTTCTAGGGTCTAGACAATGTGACACTTCATTTATTGTctgcaagaaaataaaaataaaaaaatagacagCCACAGATGTGAAAGTCATTACAGTATAGTAATGATCTGTAATGGATGCCACACTCCAGATTTGATTTGAACCAATGTGAAAGTCATAGACCCTTGTGTGACATGCTCCAAACCTCTTCGAGTTAGCTAGTGACAAAATGTTTCTACTAAAGGATTCTCTACGTTCAGAAGGTGGAATTTGTGTAGTAACTGCTCTTCAGACAAAATCTCAAAATTGGGGTTTGTTTCAtgtttgcctttcttggattaCTGACCAGCTCATTTTCAGGTAAGGGGAGGATAATCCATTGAGCACCTTCCAGAGTGGCTTCCTTAGCTTGGACTGCTTCTAATGGCTCTCTCACCATTGACAACCTAAGAAGAGAAGGCATGTAGAGGCGAACTGGTGATTCATGCGCAACAAAGGAGGAAAAATAGTGAACTATTTATTACTACAACGCCCAGTGGCTCAACAGTTGTCAGATCTTGTCCTTAAAACTTTTTGGCGCTACTTGGGTACTTCCAGCCTCTGTTCAAGATTTGTTTCTTGGTTGGCCAAAGAGTTGGGCCAGAGAGGTTTGAGTTTCTTGAAGAATATCGTGAGTTTTTCATGGAAAATCACTCCTTGTGTTATATGATCTTTATggagaaaagaaacaaaagagccCTTGAAGGTCTTGAgacttatttatcttttttgaagAGAAATTTCTAGTTTCTCTTATTTTTGTGACCAAAGGggatttctctcttctttttttttccccttctttcatctcttttgtaaatgagttgttttatgattagagagattattttattttcagctTTCGCTCAAGGTTTGCCCCCTTAAGGCATTGTTCTGTTACAACACTTACTTTTTCCTTATGAGTAGAAAAACATGGCCCTCCATCAACATCGGGAGAGCTAGATATGATCTGGGTGTTATTTTGCCCCATTTCTTTGCATCCTTCTATTTGTTATAGCCTATATAAACCAATTTCTATGAACATAAATTAGTTTAGAAGCCATCAAAGAATTTTAGCCCTGAATACAGATCTACTAGAAAATTCAGGCCAACTTATATCAGCTATCATATAAAAAAGGTTGTGTACGAGCAAGTCATTTTAACCTAAGATCACTGTTTATGTTAATTCAAAAACCATAAGCATTTGATTAATTTGAGATGATCACAGCCTAAAGATCAAGCATGATGTATCCTTCTAGAAAATGTTGATGACATGACATTCTAAGTGTTGGGAGCTGATGGGAGACCGACCTGTCAAGCTGATGGGAGGTCGAGTTGCTGAGCAGATGGAGGGCCGAGTTGCCGAGTTGCCGAGCTACTAAGCTCGTTATGGGTTGATTTATCCTctatgatttattttgatttatattgccattatatcttatctttcctttttttattagatttgtttgtatttaaagttgttgtaatctagtcctacaaAATAGAaatctaatctctaaaatctagcAGAATTCTTAAGAtctattgtgtatatatttgtggcatTCCCAAGAGAATAAAATACAATGGATTATTCTTCTAAAAAGAGAATTTCTTCATAGTATCAGAGCCTGCTCTTCGATCTTAAAGCAACCTCTATTCTATTCTTCCGTCCACACCTTGCTTCATCaatcaattttatttgtttcttccgTCTACACCCTGATTCATCAATGGCGGATACTCAACCTAATCCCACTCTAACCGAGGCTTCTGCCACAAGTTCTCTGATCAATCCGTCTGTTCCGCCTTCGAGTTATGCAACAAATCTTTCCAGTAACTCAATTGATCATCTTCCTATACAGATTACTCACCATAAGTTGAATGAGAGTAACTTTAGGGAATGGTTTCAGTCAATTATGCTGGTTATCAAGAGAAAAGGCAATGCTGGTTACTTAACAGGCTCTACTCCTTCTCCACCGAGCACAACAGCCACATATGGTACCAGAGAAGCTGAGAGTTCCACCATAATGGCCTGACTGATCAATTCGATGGAGCCTAGAATAGGAAGAACTTACCTATTCTATAAAATCGCAAAAGAAATATGGGATTTGGTCCAAGACATGTACTCAGATTTGGAGAACTCATCTCAATGCTTTGGAGAACTCGTCTCAATGCTTTGAAATCAGATCTGTCATTAGGACTACACGACAAGGTAATCTAAATGTTACTGTACTGATTACTTTAATGTTTTGGTTGAACTTTGTCATGAGAGGGATCTATTTTACACCATTAATTGGGAATGTTCTACGAATAGTACAAAATATAGTAAGATGATTGAGAAGGATCAGGTGTTTGATTTCCTACATGGCCTTAACCATGATTTGGATGAAGTAAGAGGCAGAATCATGGGTACAAAACCTCTGCCTTCCCTTCGAGAAGTTTTTGTTGAGGTTCGAAAGGAGGAAAGCCGAAGAAAGGTAATGCTAAATCAACAAGGTGAGTAACtcaccaaaattctactttagCAAGTTTTAAACAAGAAGAGAGTCAACCAAGGAATCTAAGACGGGAGAAGCAGTGGTGTGACCATTGTAAAAGATCATATCATACCAAAGAAACATGCTGAAAAATTCGTGAAAAACCGGCTAACTGGAAGCCAAGAGGAAAAAAGGAGAGTGGAAGGACTGCCTACATAATTGATGCACCAAAGGAAGTAGGAAGCAATACCAACCTTAACCTATCAAAGGAGCAAATTCAGACCTTATATAAGCTATTGAATCAAGGTATATCCTCTCCAAGTCCTCCTATGGAAGCTACTGCTTTACAAGGTAATCCTCTTTACTCTCTAAATTCTAGCAAACTCTCTAAGAATACATGGATAGTAGATACGGGTGCTTCCGACCATATGGCATGTTCAGCCTGTTCAATGACAGAATACACCCCTTTGACAACTCTATAAACATTTCAATGGCTGATGGTACCACCTCTCCAGCCAAAGGACATGGAACAATTTGTATTTCTGGTTTAAGATGCAATTTACTGTTAGTCCGTAAGATTACTCAAGATATGAATTGTTGTGTGATCTTCTTTCCTTCATATTGCTTATTTCAAGACCAAATATCGGGGAGGACGATTGGCAATGCTAAAGCTAATGATGGGCTTTATTATTTGACAGATAATAGGATTTTTTCTTCTACAAATAAGGCTGTTTTGACAGCCACAACCGATGCCAagattttgttatggcataatCGTTTAGGTCACCCAAGTTTTTCTTATCTTAAATTCTTGTATCCGcattttttcatcaataaaaatcaaattttctcaTGTGAACAGTGTACCATTGCCAAACAGTCTCGTTCTTCTCATCCAATTCAATCCTATAAGCCATCTAAACCATTCCATTtagttcatagtgatatttggggaccatctaaaaCCCCTAATATTTCTGGTTCTAAGTGGTTTATAACATTTATTTATGATCATTCTAGGGCATGTTGGGTGTAccttatgagagaaaaatctaaAGCTCGcaacatttttaagaaatttcacaAACTCATCTaaaatatgtttcaaatttccATCCAAATTCTTCGTACTAATAATGGTCGAGAATATTTCTCTCATGACCTTACCAATTATCTATCCGAACATGGCATTCTACATCAAAGCTCTTGTCTATACACctcacaacaaaatggtgtggcggaaaaaaaaaaatgctatctTATAGAAATGGCTCGCGCTATGATGTTCACCACCCATGTTCCACATTTCTATTGGGGAGAAACAGTCCTTACAGCTACATATTTGATCAATAGACTTCCCTCAAAGACTAAAATTTCAAACCCCTCTTACTGTCCTTTGTTCTCTCTACCCAACTATTAGCCACTTACATTCTCTTCCTCCAAAAATTTTCAGCTACACTGTGCATGTTCACAATAATCAGCTTAACCGTACAAAGTTAGACCCCAAGGCccttaaatgtatatttattggGTACTCTCCCTCccaaaaaggttacaaatgATATAACCCTCTCAAAAGACAAGTCTTGGTCTCTACAGATGTCACATTCTATGAAGACCAATCATTTTACCCCTCACCAGTTTCAGTTGCTGCATCTCCATCCCTCCTGGTTCCAACTCCTATTTCCTTTCCCTCCCTTGATGCTCCTCTGCCTTTATGCTTTCAAGAGGGAGAATTTCTGGCCTCTCCACCTGTTAAACCTTCAAGTTCCGATAGCATAAGGACAGATCCTTCAAACTCTTCTCCTATTTCTCCTAATCCATCTTCTCATCCAGAAACTACAACTAAACCTCATGTTCCAACTCCATATTCAACTGCTAAAAATCATCTGCAAGTGTATTCTAGACGTTCAAAGGCCTTGGAGActgctttaatccatatagtgatttctttaatttgcacACATTTCCATTATCAATTTCCTGTTCAAATCCTGGGGGTATTCTTATATATATCTCCTCATCCAAGTTATCATtcaaaaaagcatttttaatatcaaattgaagTAGAGGCCAATCAAGATTAACAGCAAGAGAAATTAATACTCGAATTGAGTTGAGTTTGGCCAtaggagcaaaagtctcctcatagtcaATCCCATATGTTTGAGTAAACCCTAGTGCAACCAATCTTACCTTGTATCTTTCAACGCTTCCATCTGCAATATGCTTTATTGTGAAAACCCATCTACAACCAACCACCATTTTGTTTGAAGGTAGTTTAACAATCTCCCATGTGTTATTTTTCATCAAGGCACTCATCTCCTCCATAACTACAACTTTCCACTTAAGATCACTCATAGCCTCTTGAATATTCCTTGGAACGACAATGCTGTCAATACTTGCAACAAATCCCTTGTACTGAAGGGATAACTTAGCATAAGTCAAGTGATTAGACATAAGATACTTGACACAAGATCTTACCCCTTTCCTTAGAGCAATAGGCATAGCCCAATCCAAACTATCACTGTTGGTAGACTCATTCTCAGTGTTGTTTTCTGATAAACCAGCATCTGGAAGTGATGATTGATTTTGCTACCCCTCAGGATGGGCCTTTGAACGTCTAGAATACACTTGCAGAGGATTTTTAGCAGCTGAATATGGAGTTGGAATATGAGGTTCAGCTATAGTTTCTGGTTGAGAAGATGGATTAggagaaataggagaaaagCTTGAAGGATCTGCCCTAATAACACATGGGAGATTGTTAAATTACCTTCAAACAAAAGAGTCGTTGGTTGTAGATGGGTTTTCACAGTAAAACATAATGCAGATGGAAGCGTTGAAAGATACAAGGCAAGATTGGTTGCACAAGGGTTTACTCAAACATATGGGATtgactatgaggagacttttgctcctaCGAGCAAACTCAACTCAATTCGAGTATTAATTTCTCTTATTGTTAATCTTGATTGGCCTCTACTTcaattagatattaaaaatgtttttttgaatggtga from Diospyros lotus cultivar Yz01 chromosome 9, ASM1463336v1, whole genome shotgun sequence encodes the following:
- the LOC127809432 gene encoding uncharacterized protein At4g15970 isoform X2; this translates as MVSNSVPPGHGPHAFHRRRSPAPTHRSHSGNSFCEMLPVSSTASSASIFFRRSVVVVSFFAVAFLSCFVFFRAASTAGFRILRSPGPSHPLSYVFPSVAENDTAEAYFMTPDYLKMMWRRIDFLRSVLEMGYNFVFTDADVMWFRDPFPWFHSDADFQIACDHFVGNFDDLQNRPNGGFNYVRSNNRSIEFYKFWYSSREVYPGYHDQDVLNMIKFDAFIMDIELKIRFLSTAQFGGFCEPSRDLNQVCTMHANCCVGLVSKLHDLRILLEDWKRFLSLPPGLKRSSILSWRVPQKCSIERIHPRQNATSKSIAPAKED